A portion of the Manihot esculenta cultivar AM560-2 chromosome 2, M.esculenta_v8, whole genome shotgun sequence genome contains these proteins:
- the LOC110608851 gene encoding uncharacterized protein LOC110608851 — protein sequence MATEDFSFPTFTDTTSSAIDSPPLWRLSPAASPDSSHTKAEEEDSDQEDDYQFCFPTHKPTQRKSFSWVEHGGRAANLNDEEDKEEKMDMLWEDFNEELSIKRSRSSSRFDSNHHHLHRTVNMGRVHQLQSLRSSNKTSSAMVSPRKNTPATSTAGFVVFMKVLKKLFLLHNSHQPHISVHQNQRSRIRRVRNRSW from the coding sequence ATGGCCACCGAAGACTTCAGCTTCCCCACCTTCACCGACACCACCTCCTCCGCCATTGACTCCCCCCCTTTATGGCGGTTGTCTCCGGCAGCTTCTCCTGATTCTTCCCATacaaaagcagaagaagaagacagTGACCAAGAAGATGACTACCAATTTTGTTTTCCAACTCACAAACCCACCCAAAGAAAGAGCTTTTCATGGGTAGAGCATGGCGGCCGAGCTGCAAATTTGAACGAtgaagaagataaagaagaaaaaatggACATGTTATGGGAAGATTTCAATGAAGAATTATCCATAAAAAGAAGTAGGAGTTCATCAAGATTTGATTctaatcatcatcatcttcatcgTACGGTTAATATGGGACGTGTTCATCAGCTTCAATCTCTGAGATCGTCGAACAAAACTAGTAGTGCCATGGTTTCCCCTAGGAAGAATACTCCTGCAACATCAACTGCTGGTTTTGTGGTgttcatgaaagttttaaagAAGCTTTTCTTGCTTCACAATTCTCATCAACCCCATATTTCTGTTCATCAAAATCAACGTTCTCGCATCCGGCGAGTTAGAAATCGATCATGGTGA
- the LOC110608558 gene encoding histidinol-phosphate aminotransferase, chloroplastic isoform X1: MGVIDVYSTGCFSLVKSNSNLHQFLVPPRPTCSFEVNNQRRVITMASSTLPVEHVNEGQQRLTGDSFIRPHLRKLSPYQPILPFEVLSAQLGRKPEDIVKLDANENPYGPPPEVFEALGSLKFPYIYPDPQSRQLREALAIDSGLESDYILAGCGADELIDLIMRCTLDPGDKILDCPPTFTMYQFDAAVNGAEVIKVPRKPDFSLNVELIIDAVQQENPKGIFLTSPNNPDGSVISDEDLLKILELPILVVLDEAYIEFSGLESRMKWVKKHDNLIVLRTFSKRAGLAGLRVGYGAFPLSIIEYLWRAKQPYNVSVAAEVAACAALQNPAYLEKVKNALVQERDRLYKLLLEVPFLNPFPSHSNFILCEVISGKDAKKLKDDLASMGLMIRHYSNKELQGYVRVSVGKPEQTDALMQGLKSIS; the protein is encoded by the exons ATGGGTGTGATTGATGTCTACAGCACTGGCTGTTTCAGTTTGGTTAAATCGAACAGCAATCTTCACCAATTTTTGGTGCCTCCAAGACCCACTTGCTCTTTTGAAGTGAATAATCAAAGAAGGGTCATTACTATGGCCTCCTCCACTCTGCCTGTAGAACATGTCAATGAGGGTCAACAGCGGTTGACTGGCGACTCATTCATCCGTCCCCATTTGAGAAAATTGTCCCCTTATCAACCTATTTTGCCTTTTGAG GTTTTGTCAGCTCAGCTTGGAAGGAAGCCTGAGGATATTGTTAAATTGGATGCAAATGAAAACCCTTATGGACCACCTCCAGAG GTATTTGAAGCTTTAGGGTCTTTGAAATTCCCTTATATATACCCTGACCCTCAAAGTCGTCAGTTGCGTGAGGCCCTTGCCATAGATTCTGGCCTTGAATCTGATTACATTCTTGCGGGATGTGGTGCAGACGAGCTTATTGATCTAATTATGCG ATGTACATTGGATCCTGGTGATAAGATTTTGGACTGTCCTCCAACCTTTACAATGTATCAATTTGACGCTGCAGTTAATGGGGCTGAAGTTATTAAGG TTCCGAGGAAGCCAGACTTCAGCTTGAATGTTGAGCTTATCATTGATGCTGTTCAACAAGAGAATCCCAAAGGCATTTTCTTAACTTCACCAAATAATCCTGATGGGAG TGTAATCAGTGATGAAGATCTATTGAAAATCCTTGAGCTCCCAATCTTGGTGGTGTTGGATGAAGCGTACATAGAGTTCTCAGGACTGGAATCTCGGATGAAGTGGGTGAAGAAGCATGACAATCTAATTGTCCTACGGACATTTAGCAAGAGAGCTG GTTTAGCTGGACTCCGAGTTGGATACGGAGCATTTCCTTTGAGCATCATCGAGTACCTCTGGAGAGCTAAGCAACCTTATAATGTTTCTGTTGCTGCTGAAGTTGCCGCATGTGCAGCATTGCAGAATCCTGCTTACCTTGAG AAGGTGAAAAATGCATTGGTACAAGAGCGGGATAGGCTTTACAAGCTTCTGTTAGAAGTGCCATTTCTCAATCCATTTCCAAGCCATTCTAATTTCATTCTTTGCGAAGTTATATCCGGAAAAGATGCTAAGAAACTTAAG GATGATCTTGCGAGTATGGGGTTGATGATCCGACACTACAGTAACAAAGAACTGCAGGGTTATGTTCGCGTATCGGTTGGGAAGCCTGAACAAACAGATGCCTTGATGCAAGGCCTCAAGAGCATTTCATGA
- the LOC110608558 gene encoding histidinol-phosphate aminotransferase, chloroplastic isoform X2: MASSTLPVEHVNEGQQRLTGDSFIRPHLRKLSPYQPILPFEVLSAQLGRKPEDIVKLDANENPYGPPPEVFEALGSLKFPYIYPDPQSRQLREALAIDSGLESDYILAGCGADELIDLIMRCTLDPGDKILDCPPTFTMYQFDAAVNGAEVIKVPRKPDFSLNVELIIDAVQQENPKGIFLTSPNNPDGSVISDEDLLKILELPILVVLDEAYIEFSGLESRMKWVKKHDNLIVLRTFSKRAGLAGLRVGYGAFPLSIIEYLWRAKQPYNVSVAAEVAACAALQNPAYLEKVKNALVQERDRLYKLLLEVPFLNPFPSHSNFILCEVISGKDAKKLKDDLASMGLMIRHYSNKELQGYVRVSVGKPEQTDALMQGLKSIS; the protein is encoded by the exons ATGGCCTCCTCCACTCTGCCTGTAGAACATGTCAATGAGGGTCAACAGCGGTTGACTGGCGACTCATTCATCCGTCCCCATTTGAGAAAATTGTCCCCTTATCAACCTATTTTGCCTTTTGAG GTTTTGTCAGCTCAGCTTGGAAGGAAGCCTGAGGATATTGTTAAATTGGATGCAAATGAAAACCCTTATGGACCACCTCCAGAG GTATTTGAAGCTTTAGGGTCTTTGAAATTCCCTTATATATACCCTGACCCTCAAAGTCGTCAGTTGCGTGAGGCCCTTGCCATAGATTCTGGCCTTGAATCTGATTACATTCTTGCGGGATGTGGTGCAGACGAGCTTATTGATCTAATTATGCG ATGTACATTGGATCCTGGTGATAAGATTTTGGACTGTCCTCCAACCTTTACAATGTATCAATTTGACGCTGCAGTTAATGGGGCTGAAGTTATTAAGG TTCCGAGGAAGCCAGACTTCAGCTTGAATGTTGAGCTTATCATTGATGCTGTTCAACAAGAGAATCCCAAAGGCATTTTCTTAACTTCACCAAATAATCCTGATGGGAG TGTAATCAGTGATGAAGATCTATTGAAAATCCTTGAGCTCCCAATCTTGGTGGTGTTGGATGAAGCGTACATAGAGTTCTCAGGACTGGAATCTCGGATGAAGTGGGTGAAGAAGCATGACAATCTAATTGTCCTACGGACATTTAGCAAGAGAGCTG GTTTAGCTGGACTCCGAGTTGGATACGGAGCATTTCCTTTGAGCATCATCGAGTACCTCTGGAGAGCTAAGCAACCTTATAATGTTTCTGTTGCTGCTGAAGTTGCCGCATGTGCAGCATTGCAGAATCCTGCTTACCTTGAG AAGGTGAAAAATGCATTGGTACAAGAGCGGGATAGGCTTTACAAGCTTCTGTTAGAAGTGCCATTTCTCAATCCATTTCCAAGCCATTCTAATTTCATTCTTTGCGAAGTTATATCCGGAAAAGATGCTAAGAAACTTAAG GATGATCTTGCGAGTATGGGGTTGATGATCCGACACTACAGTAACAAAGAACTGCAGGGTTATGTTCGCGTATCGGTTGGGAAGCCTGAACAAACAGATGCCTTGATGCAAGGCCTCAAGAGCATTTCATGA
- the LOC110609653 gene encoding uncharacterized protein LOC110609653, translating into MAMHRQSGHHYSNGNSDHVSVGIHTPYSQQQHKPVRVRRSSRSDKGSVAAFQIGAVILVICVVLSVIVLGYYYLSADDKEITPHHLDDGEIKNDVDFLTNVIRTNNFKVLGFGQGSVGHGRDSRYWDRDDRRRDGEYDEDDAAHDGKDARGASAGKDHDPVEVKGGKERTSHDGLFKGLDQRGVGLYNEDGRNELKRYEAEYEASLNNTSHSRKENDIKNRVLDDEDHGEQNELVDTGNEYDDGIDSHDPLVEAYGNSKNESGDHTAISISRDKDSRESSNLHDEKTEDQSIAKDNQEFSENMLEKSLISRILDNIHTNSQLVHTSGSQSTTKSWSDSKIKSRRRKFSGSCDMKFLNSTSQLVDPFESHKFARFSLQYVEMEERPNVDEEWEPRFAGHQSLREREGSFLVHDQKIHCGFIKGPEGSPSTGFDLAEDDENYISRCHIAVISCIFGNSDRLRSPTRRKVTRFSRKNVCFVMFVDEVTLQTLSSEGQMPDTAGFIGLWKIVVAKNLPYTDMRRVGKIPKLLPHRLFPSARYSIWLDSKLRFQLDPLLVLEYFLWRKGHEYAISNHYNRHCIWEEVAQNKRLNKYNHTVIDQQFTFYQADGLKRFNASDPNKLLPSNVPEGSFIVRAHTSMSNLFNCLWFNEVDRFTPRDQLSFAYTYQKLRRMNPGRPFHLNMFKDCERRAIAKLFRHRSDEKRNVLHQHQQATE; encoded by the exons ATGGCGATGCACAGGCAATCTGGACACCATTACTCAAACGGCAACTCGGATCATGTGTCAGTCGGGATTCATACTCCGTATTCTCAGCAGCAGCACAAGCCGGTGAGGGTTCGCCGATCCTCTCGATCTGATAAGGGCAGCGTTGCTGCTTTCCAGATAGGAGCGGTCATTCTGGTTATATGCGTTGTTCTTTCTGTCATTGTTTTAGGTTACTATTACCTCTCTGCGGATGATAAAG AAATAACTCCTCATCATCTTGATGATGGTGAGATAAAGAATGATGTGGATTTTCTTACAAATGTTATACGAACAAACAATTTTAAAGTCCTTGGGTTTGGCCAAGGTTCAGTAGGACATGGACGGGATTCTAGGTATTGGGATAGGGAtgatagaagaagagatggagaATATGACGAGGATGATGCGGCTCATGATGGCAAGGACGCTAGGGGTGCATCTGCTGGAAAGGACCATGATCCAGTGGAAGTGAAGGGTGGAAAGGAGAGGACTTCTCATGATGGTCTTTTTAAGGGTTTAGACCAAAGAGGCGTTGGCTTGTACAATGAAGATGGGCGTAATGAATTAAAAAGATATGAAGCAGAATATGAGGCCTCTCTAAATAATACTAGTCACTCAAGAAAGGAAAATGACATTAAAAATCGGGTACTTGATGATGAGGATCACGGAGAGCAGAATGAGCTAGTTGATACCGGTAATGAGTATGATGATGGTATTGATTCCCATGATCCTCTTGTGGAGGCATATGGCAATTCTAAAAATGAAAGTGGTGACCACACTGCTATAAGTATATCCCGTGACAAAGATAGTAGAGAGTCCTCTAATTTACATGATGAGAAAACTGAGGATCAAAGTATTGCCAAGGACAATCAGGAATTTTCTGAGAATATGTTAGAGAAGTCTTTGATTTCCAGAATTTTGGATAACATCCACACTAATTCTCAACTTGTTCATACCAGTGGCAGTCAATCTACAACTAAATCATGGTcagattcaaaaataaaatcaagGCGCCGGAAATTTTCTG GGTCTTGTGATATGAAATTTCTAAATTCCACTTCACAGCTTGTGGACCCTTTTGAAAGTCATAAATTTGCAAGATTTTCCTTGCAGTATGTGGAAATGGAGGAGAGGCCTAATGTGGATGAAGAATGGGAACCCAGATTTGCTGGGCATCAGAGCTTGCGAGAACGTGAAGGATCATTTTTGGTTCATGATCAAAAAATACATTGTGGCTTCATCAAAGGTCCTGAAGGATCCCCAAGTACAGGATTTGATTTGGCAGAAGATGATGAAAATTATATCAGTAGATGCCACATTGCTGTAATCTCTTGTATCTTTGGAAATTCAGATCGGTTGAGGTCACCTACTCGTAGAAAG GTCACGCGATTCTCAAGGAAAAACGTCTGCTTTGTTATGTTTGTGGATGAAGTTACTTTGCAGACACTTTCTTCTGAAGGCCAAATGCCAGATACAGCAGGTTTTATTGGTTTATGGAAGATTGTGGTGGCAAAGAATCTACCGTATACTGATATGCGAAGAGTTGGCAAAATACCAAAATTGTTGCCACACCGTCTTTTCCCTTCTGCAAG GTATTCAATATGGTTGGATAGCAAACTACGTTTTCAACTTGATCCTTTGCTTGTTCTGGAATATTTTCTGTGGCGAAAAGGTCATGAATATGCCATTTCTAATCACTACAATCGCCATTGTATATGGGAAGAGGTTGCACAGAACAAGAGATTGAACAAGTATAACCATACTGTTATAGATCAGCAATTTACTTTCTATCAGGCTGATGGACTGAAAAGATTCAATGCCTCTGATCCAAACAAGCTTCTTCCCAGCA ATGTACCTGAAGGGTCTTTTATTGTAAGAGCACATACTTCAATGTCAAACCTTTTCAATTGTCTTTGGTTCAATGAGGTTGATCGCTTTACTCCTCGTGATCAATTGAGTTTTGCATATACATACCAGAAATTGAGAAGGATGAATCCTGGCAGACCATTTCACCTAAACATGTTCAAG GATTGCGAGAGAAGAGCCATAGCAAAATTGTTTCGACACAGATCAGATGAGAAGCGAAATGTTCTTCATCAACATCAGCAAGCAACCGAATAA